One window from the genome of Oryza glaberrima chromosome 3, OglaRS2, whole genome shotgun sequence encodes:
- the LOC127768437 gene encoding sugar transporter ERD6-like 7: MMAAAFPLSTAAPPSPPLVLRRSAAAAYSPSSPFELYRNHRRPAHRVHCAASASAAARRRDACCALRPPAAARGGAAAAQGQVGAAPHGGAGEGSLWMVFLATAVAVCGSFEFGTCVGYSAPAQAGIVNDFGLSNSEYGVFGSVLTIGAMIGALTSGRLADSLGRKTTMGLAAIIGIVGWFTIYFANGATMLYLGRVLLGYCTGVLSYVVPVFISEIAPKDLRGGLASSNQLFICSGCSAAYIIGALLSWRSLVLVGLVPCAFLLVGLLFIPESPRWLANTGRVKEFNASLQKLRGENADISEEAAGIREYIESLRSLPEARVQDLFQRKNLFAVIVGVGLMVFQQLGGINALGFYTSYIFSSAGFSGKLGTTLIGIFQIPLTLFGALLMDRSGRRALLLVSASGTFLGCFLTGLSFYFKAQGVYAQLVPTLALYGISVYYAAYSVGMGPVPWVIMSEIFSIEIKAIAGSLVTLVSWIGSFAISYSFNFLMDWNSAGTFFLFSAASLVTVLFVARLVPETKGKALEEIQESFT, encoded by the exons ATGATGGCTGCCGCATTTCCTCTGtccaccgccgcaccgccgtcgccgccgctcgtcctccgccgttccgccgccgccgcctactcACCTTCCTCTCCCTTCGAGCTCTACCGCAaccaccgccgccccgcgcaCCGGGTGCACtgtgccgcctccgcctccgccgcggcacggcggcgcgatGCTTGCTGCGCGCtgcggccgccggccgctgctCGGGGTGGCGCAGCCGCGGCCCAGGGGCAGGTGGGGGCGGCGCCCCACGGTGGCGCGGGGGAGGGGTCCCTGTGGATGGTGTTCCTCGCCACCGCGGTGGCCGTGTGCGGGTCCTTCGAGTTCGGCACCTGC GTGGGGTATTCGGCGCCAGCGCAAGCTGGAATCGTGAACGACTTTGGGCTCTCCAATTCAGAG TACGGCGTATTTGGGTCTGTGTTGACAATTGGAGCAATGATTGGCGCTCTGACTAGCGGTCGCCTTGCAGACAGTCTTGGGCGCAAAACG ACCATGGGGTTGGCAGCAATTATTGGCATTGTTGGTTGGTTTACCATATATTTTGCCAAT GGTGCTACGATGCTCTATCTTGGAAGAGTCTTGCTCGGCTATTGTACTGGAGTTCTTTCCTATGTG GTGCCTGTGTTCATATCTGAAATAGCCCCAAAGGATCTTCGAGGGGGTCTTGCATCTTCAAATCAG TTGTTCATCTGCTCAGGATGTTCAGCTGCTTACATTATTGGGGCACTTCTTTCATGGCGCTCGTTGGTTCTAGTAG GATTAGTGCCTTGTGCTTTCCTCCTTGTTGGGCTTCTGTTTATTCCAGAATCTCCTAGGTGGCTG GCCAATACAGGGAGAGTCAAAGAATTCAATGCTTCACTGCAAAAGCTTAGAGGGGAGAATGCTGACATATCTGAAGAGGCTGCTGGGATTAGA GAATATATCGAATCACTTCGTAGCTTACCTGAGGCCAGGGTTCAAGATTTGTTTCAGAGAAAGAATTTGTTTGCAGTCATT GTGGGTGTTGGCCTGATGGTCTTTCAGCAGCTGGGAGGAATAAATGCCTTGGGATTTTATACAAGCTATATCTTTTCCTCTGCAG GGTTTTCTGGAAAGCTTGGGACCACCTTGATTGGAATTTTTCAG ATTCCACTCACATTGTTTGGTGCCCTTCTCATGGATAGAAGTGGAAGAAGAGCCCTTCTACTG GTCTCTGCGTCTGGAACATTTCTGGGCTGCTTTCTGACTGGATTATCGTTCTACTTCAAG GCACAAGGAGTGTATGCACAACTGGTTCCAACATTGGCTCTTTATGGCATATCG GTATATTACGCTGCATACTCAGTTGGAATGGGACCTGTTCCTTGGGTTATCATGTCTGAG ATATTCTCCATTGAAATAAAAGCAATAGCTGGAAGCTTGGTGACGCTGGTTAGCTGGATTGGTTCCTTCGCAATTTCCTACTCATTCAATTTCCTCATGGATTGGAACTCTGCAG GTACCTTCTTTCTGTTCTCTGCGGCGAGCTTGGTCACGGTGTTGTTCGTGGCAAGGTTAGTGCCAGAAACTAAAGGGAAGGCACTCGAAGAGATCCAAGAATCGTTCACATGA
- the LOC127768440 gene encoding uncharacterized protein LOC127768440 — protein MLLLRAARASPAMAAVVRCKPTRLTPIAGLSSSSGGGRRKKAGRRGEAKPPPPPPPQLRGGETKKKKKPDARTAAEAAQGLQRHEVERRKKPPPPPKQEKAKRVVRWKCAAGCGACCKLDKGPDFPSPEEIFAEHPEDLKLYKSMIGADGWCINYDKSTRTCNIYEERPVFCRVEPKVFEEYFGVPSRPSTFDREACSACVDTIKMVYGEESAELTNFKRVIREESKKHEASLNQDKLLDT, from the exons atgctgctgctgcgcgccgccagggcgtcgccggcgatggccgccgtCGTCAGGTGCAAGCCCACCAGGCTGACCCCAATCGCgggcctctcctcctcgtcgggtGGGGGCAGGAGGAAGAAGGCCGGGCGGCGGGGCGAGGCCaagcccccacccccacccccgccgcaGCTGCGGGGCGGcgagacgaagaagaagaagaagccagacgcgaggacggcggcggaggcggcgcaagGGTTGCAGAGGCATGAGgtcgagaggaggaagaagccgccgccgccgccgaagcaggAGAAGGCGAAGCGCGTGGTGCGGTGGAAGTGCGCGGCCGGGTGCGGCGCGTGCTGCAAGCTGGACAAGGGCCCCGACTTCCCCTCCCCCGAGGAGATCTTCGCCGAGCACCCCGAGGACCTCAAG CTGTACAAGAGCATGATCGGCGCCGATGGATGGTGTATCAACTACGACAAGTCCACTCGCACCTGCAACATCTACGAAG AGAGGCCTGTCTTCTGCAGGGTGGAACCGAAGGTTTTCGAGGAGTACTTCGGCGTGCCAAGCCGACCCAGCACGTTCGACAGGGAAGCTTGCAG TGCTTGTGTGGATACCATCAAGATGGTGTATGGTGAGGAGTCCGCGGAGCTAACTAACTTTAAACGTGTCATAAGGGAAGAAAGTAAGAAGCATGAAGCTAGCCTGAACCAAGATAAATTGTTGGATACATAG